From a single Collimonas pratensis genomic region:
- a CDS encoding type VI secretion system Vgr family protein has protein sequence MYPNASAMLARVGRFNQDRRLVRIKTPLDADLLLVHRLHGTEALSKPFDLTLELLSPYDQLELKQLVGQPLLLTMQTKSGERHFHGFVREFARTGSDGGMATYQAQLAPWFSFLDYASNCRVFQDLSVLDIAQEVFHKYGQLADYRFDLIASRYPKLSYCVQYNESDFSFVSRLLEDAGIYYSFEHSESGHKLVLADDSTQSLPLEGDATVRFQPNQELQASDVLDDWRPRRRVGATVHSIKSFDFKQPRNPLAVEQKTEVPRGNLPQFERYAYDGSASYGSSAVGEQLSAVRAEEAGWQTKLFEGSGTYRELVVGRYFDLQGHFEHESDDAAEHRFIAVQVRHDARNNFASDFSTAQDCIYRVEVTALRRKIPFRPARDTVRPRMPGPQTATVVGPKGEEIWHDKYGRVKLQFHWDRLGQFNDQSSCWVRVASPWAGAGMGGVSAPRIGQEVVVDFLDGNPDRPIITGRVYNADNMPPFGQEVSGMRSKTVRGGGFNEVTMHDTGGSELLNMHAQKDMAVTVLNDHNSTVKNNKATTVAVNHSLNVGANQDISVGGNRGATVTGTDTRTVTGTDTATVTGAVTQTYHAGQKRTITAAGYNENITGDYGSTLIGNYSGNTNGNWKRDITGTLTHTVTGAVSDTMHAGRDVTVTGLDQRTVSGEVKDSNTGHRLLSVTGDMDHEVSGTHTQYSGSNQTIVSGSKVDLIVGGAGISIDGGEITITAGGSTIKVNGSGVSINGSKINLNS, from the coding sequence ATGTATCCAAACGCCTCTGCGATGCTGGCCCGCGTCGGCCGCTTCAACCAGGACCGGCGCCTGGTCCGTATCAAGACGCCGCTGGACGCCGACCTGCTGCTGGTGCACCGCTTGCACGGCACGGAAGCGTTATCCAAGCCCTTCGACCTGACGCTGGAATTATTGTCGCCCTACGACCAGCTTGAGCTCAAACAGCTGGTCGGGCAGCCGCTACTGCTGACCATGCAGACCAAGTCCGGCGAACGGCATTTCCATGGTTTCGTGCGCGAGTTTGCGCGCACCGGCAGCGACGGCGGCATGGCCACCTACCAAGCCCAGCTGGCGCCGTGGTTCTCCTTCCTCGATTACGCCAGCAACTGCCGCGTGTTCCAGGATCTGTCGGTGCTCGACATCGCCCAGGAAGTGTTCCACAAATACGGCCAGCTGGCCGACTACCGCTTCGACCTGATCGCCAGCCGCTATCCGAAACTGTCTTACTGCGTGCAATACAACGAATCCGATTTCAGCTTCGTCTCGCGGCTGCTGGAGGATGCCGGCATCTACTATAGTTTCGAGCACAGCGAGAGCGGCCATAAACTGGTGCTGGCCGACGATTCCACCCAATCCCTGCCGCTGGAAGGTGATGCGACGGTGCGGTTCCAGCCCAACCAGGAATTGCAAGCCAGCGACGTGCTCGACGATTGGCGGCCGCGGCGCAGAGTCGGCGCCACGGTGCACAGCATCAAGAGCTTCGATTTCAAGCAGCCGCGCAATCCACTGGCGGTGGAGCAGAAAACCGAGGTCCCACGTGGCAATCTACCGCAGTTTGAACGCTACGCCTACGACGGTTCCGCCAGCTACGGCAGCAGCGCAGTCGGCGAGCAGCTGAGCGCGGTGCGCGCCGAGGAGGCGGGCTGGCAGACCAAGCTGTTCGAAGGTTCGGGCACTTATCGCGAACTGGTCGTCGGCCGTTATTTCGACCTGCAGGGCCACTTCGAACATGAGAGCGACGACGCCGCCGAGCATCGCTTCATCGCCGTGCAAGTCAGGCATGACGCCCGCAACAATTTCGCCAGCGATTTCAGCACCGCCCAGGATTGTATCTATCGTGTCGAAGTCACCGCCTTGCGCCGCAAAATTCCTTTCCGCCCTGCGCGCGACACAGTCAGGCCACGGATGCCAGGACCGCAGACAGCAACCGTGGTAGGGCCGAAAGGCGAGGAGATCTGGCACGACAAATACGGCCGCGTCAAATTGCAGTTCCACTGGGACCGCCTGGGCCAGTTCAATGACCAGAGCTCTTGCTGGGTGCGGGTCGCCAGCCCGTGGGCCGGGGCTGGCATGGGCGGCGTGTCGGCGCCGCGTATCGGCCAGGAAGTGGTGGTCGATTTCCTCGATGGCAATCCGGACCGGCCGATCATCACCGGCCGCGTCTACAACGCCGACAACATGCCGCCGTTCGGCCAGGAAGTCAGCGGCATGCGCTCCAAGACGGTGCGCGGCGGCGGCTTCAATGAAGTCACCATGCACGATACCGGCGGCAGCGAACTGCTCAACATGCACGCCCAGAAGGATATGGCGGTGACGGTGCTGAACGACCACAACAGTACGGTCAAGAACAACAAGGCGACCACGGTCGCTGTCAACCACAGCCTGAATGTCGGCGCCAACCAGGATATCTCGGTGGGCGGCAACCGTGGCGCGACAGTGACCGGCACCGATACCCGCACCGTCACCGGCACCGATACCGCCACGGTGACCGGCGCCGTGACGCAGACCTACCACGCCGGCCAGAAACGGACGATTACCGCGGCCGGTTACAACGAAAACATCACCGGCGATTACGGCAGCACGCTGATCGGCAACTATAGCGGCAATACCAACGGCAACTGGAAAAGAGACATCACCGGTACCTTGACGCATACCGTCACCGGCGCCGTCAGCGACACCATGCACGCCGGCCGCGACGTCACGGTGACCGGCCTCGACCAGCGCACCGTTAGCGGCGAGGTGAAGGATAGCAATACCGGCCATCGTTTATTGTCGGTGACCGGCGACATGGATCACGAGGTATCCGGCACTCACACGCAGTATTCCGGCTCTAACCAGACCATTGTTTCCGGCAGCAAGGTCGACCTGATCGTCGGCGGCGCCGGCATCAGCATTGATGGCGGCGAAATCACGATTACCGCAGGTGGCTCGACCATCAAGGTCAACGGCAGCGGCGTGTCGATCAACGGCAGCAAGATCAATCTGAATAGCTAA
- the tssA gene encoding type VI secretion system protein TssA codes for MFSVEQLLNPISESAPCGADLSFSSDLDAIAHARRFDDPSLDQGEWITELKEADWGFVVDNCARLIETQSKDLRLAVWLSEANAKVRHFRGLGDGYLLLAGLSDRFWDMLYPIPDDDDQELRIGNVGWLLSRSVQLVREIPITEGRGTAFSSIDFETARIRAANEERGNSDGGDGLKMADVESARRKSSPAYYEKLLADAGYCQQALLQLEKSIDFRVGQDGPAFSAVKEALESVIGTITRFAQEAGINTRPAAQANGADTNTNNGQNSGQSAPKVQQEVNKVEQQEPQATLNGPIQNRTQALMQLRHVADFFRRTEPHSPVAYLAEKAAHWGELPLHHWLRTVIKDPGSLAHVEELLGLHGDGQQHDQN; via the coding sequence ATGTTTTCTGTCGAACAATTACTTAATCCAATCAGTGAGTCCGCGCCCTGCGGCGCCGACCTGTCCTTTTCCAGCGACCTCGACGCCATCGCGCACGCGCGTCGTTTCGACGACCCCTCGCTGGACCAGGGCGAGTGGATCACCGAACTGAAAGAAGCCGACTGGGGCTTTGTGGTCGACAACTGCGCCCGCCTGATCGAAACCCAGAGCAAGGATTTGCGCCTGGCAGTCTGGCTGAGCGAAGCCAACGCCAAGGTGCGCCATTTCCGCGGGCTGGGAGACGGCTATCTGCTGCTGGCCGGCCTGAGCGACCGCTTCTGGGACATGCTGTATCCGATCCCGGACGACGACGACCAGGAACTGCGCATCGGTAACGTTGGCTGGCTGTTGTCGCGTTCGGTGCAGCTGGTGCGTGAAATCCCGATCACGGAAGGCCGCGGCACAGCGTTTTCCAGCATCGATTTTGAAACCGCCCGCATCCGTGCCGCCAATGAAGAACGCGGCAACAGCGATGGCGGCGATGGCCTCAAGATGGCGGATGTCGAATCGGCGCGGCGCAAATCGTCGCCCGCCTATTACGAAAAACTGCTGGCCGATGCCGGCTATTGCCAGCAGGCGCTGCTGCAGCTGGAAAAATCGATCGATTTCCGGGTCGGCCAGGACGGTCCGGCCTTTTCTGCGGTCAAGGAAGCGCTGGAGAGTGTGATTGGCACCATTACCCGTTTCGCCCAGGAAGCCGGGATCAATACTCGCCCTGCGGCGCAGGCTAATGGCGCCGACACGAATACCAACAATGGACAAAACTCGGGACAGAGCGCACCCAAGGTGCAACAGGAGGTGAACAAGGTGGAGCAGCAGGAACCGCAAGCAACTCTCAACGGCCCGATCCAGAATCGCACCCAGGCCCTGATGCAACTACGCCACGTGGCAGATTTCTTCCGCCGCACCGAACCGCACAGCCCGGTCGCCTATCTCGCGGAAAAAGCCGCCCACTGGGGCGAGCTGCCGCTCCATCACTGGCTGCGCACCGTCATCAAGGATCCGGGTTCGCTGGCGCATGTCGAAGAACTGCTGGGCCTGCACGGAGACGGCCAGCAGCACGACCAGAACTGA
- a CDS encoding OmpA family protein, whose translation MRYLSIALTSLLLSNLALAQNVAPPVATPKPGQILVSGTVPDEASKQSALSKLQELYGADRVVDQISVGSVVAPANWNGYVQKLISPSLKQVSRGQLKIDGNTVSINGEVSNEAQRQQIASEIAGNLNPTYTVKNGLRVSASEQGLLDQTLANRTIEFESGQATLTPSGMRILDEMSGALSKLKDKKVEVIGHTDNQGLRARNISLSKARADAVKDYLTQKGINGDLIVTSGQGPDRPIMTNDTADGRSRNRRIEFRVSQ comes from the coding sequence ATGCGTTATCTGAGCATTGCCCTGACATCGTTATTGCTGTCGAACCTGGCGCTGGCACAAAATGTGGCGCCCCCGGTGGCGACACCCAAACCCGGCCAGATCCTGGTCAGCGGCACCGTGCCGGACGAAGCCAGCAAACAGAGCGCGCTGAGCAAGTTGCAGGAACTGTACGGCGCCGACCGCGTGGTCGACCAGATCTCGGTGGGTTCGGTGGTAGCGCCGGCCAACTGGAACGGCTATGTGCAGAAGCTGATCAGCCCGAGCCTGAAGCAGGTCAGCCGCGGCCAGCTGAAAATCGACGGCAACACGGTCAGCATCAACGGCGAAGTCAGCAACGAAGCACAGCGCCAGCAGATCGCCAGCGAAATCGCCGGCAACCTGAACCCGACCTACACGGTCAAGAACGGCTTGCGGGTCTCGGCTTCGGAGCAGGGTTTGCTGGATCAGACGCTGGCCAACCGCACCATCGAATTTGAAAGTGGACAAGCCACGCTGACGCCGTCAGGCATGCGCATCCTCGACGAAATGTCGGGGGCGCTGTCGAAGCTGAAGGACAAGAAGGTGGAAGTCATCGGCCATACCGACAATCAGGGTCTGCGTGCGCGCAATATTTCGCTGAGCAAGGCGCGTGCCGATGCCGTCAAGGATTATCTGACGCAGAAGGGCATCAATGGCGACCTGATCGTTACCTCGGGTCAGGGACCGGACCGGCCGATCATGACCAACGACACCGCCGACGGCCGCTCGCGCAACCGCCGGATCGAGTTCCGCGTATCCCAGTAA
- the tagF gene encoding type VI secretion system-associated protein TagF: MSVGEKLANIGYFGKIPSRGDFIKATDNMPLVSILDEWLAQAMDLLSAEPRWKIAYDAVSPLHFAFIGPRSRRAIAGHLIASNDQANRRFPFLAVSTMEIDEPQDFTAKSPMAFSRLWNRMESQASEVVAATDPAISLQNLTATGIPLQLGSGAYHAAFTDFMEIQTVGGLENMLRSTGFKGSLRHLILALGILLQPVMESASSRLEKSLVMPLPEDPLYRNLVASYWLHLITPFLLRGNFELATFVTRINDRPAMVIGFSGASPRTLQAIMDPQVALEHHISFEDAGWVEEQVSTDYSITKIASYLAQPTLSLKSAHDSFREAFIGA; this comes from the coding sequence ATGAGCGTTGGAGAAAAATTGGCGAATATCGGTTATTTCGGAAAGATCCCCAGCCGTGGCGATTTCATCAAGGCCACCGACAACATGCCGCTGGTGTCGATTCTCGACGAGTGGCTGGCGCAAGCCATGGACCTGCTGTCGGCCGAGCCGCGCTGGAAGATCGCCTACGACGCCGTCAGTCCGCTGCACTTCGCCTTTATCGGCCCGCGCAGCCGGCGCGCTATCGCCGGCCATCTGATTGCCAGCAATGATCAGGCCAACCGGCGCTTTCCCTTCCTCGCCGTCAGCACCATGGAAATCGACGAGCCGCAGGATTTCACGGCCAAGAGTCCGATGGCTTTTTCGCGCCTGTGGAACCGCATGGAGAGCCAGGCTTCCGAAGTGGTGGCGGCCACCGACCCGGCGATTTCCCTGCAAAACCTGACGGCCACCGGTATTCCTTTGCAGCTGGGCAGCGGCGCCTATCATGCGGCGTTCACCGATTTCATGGAAATCCAGACCGTCGGCGGACTGGAAAACATGTTGCGCAGCACCGGCTTCAAGGGTTCCTTGCGACACCTGATCCTGGCGCTGGGCATCCTGCTGCAGCCGGTGATGGAGAGCGCTTCCTCACGCCTGGAAAAGAGCCTGGTGATGCCCTTGCCGGAGGATCCGCTCTATCGCAACCTGGTGGCGTCTTACTGGCTGCACCTGATCACGCCTTTCCTGTTGCGCGGCAATTTCGAGCTGGCCACTTTCGTCACCCGCATCAACGACCGGCCGGCCATGGTGATCGGCTTCAGCGGCGCGTCGCCGCGCACCCTGCAAGCCATCATGGATCCGCAGGTGGCGCTCGAGCACCACATCTCTTTCGAGGATGCCGGCTGGGTCGAGGAGCAGGTCAGCACTGACTACAGCATCACCAAAATCGCCAGCTATCTGGCGCAACCCACCTTATCGTTAAAATCGGCTCATGATTCGTTTCGTGAAGCATTTATTGGAGCCTGA
- the tssM gene encoding type VI secretion system membrane subunit TssM, with protein MQRIWQFLTNTRTLAIVGFVALACFLFLAADALQIDGIWVVIFLVAVLLIWGLVWLFRKQRTKKASQNLSDMLEGQAEKAVDKPSAVGRDETETIRKRMLEAISTIKNSKLGEKSGATALYELPWYMIIGNPAAGKSTAVANSGLQFPLADKNSNIVQGIGGTRNCDWFFTTDGILLDTAGRYSVHEEDRAEWFSFLGLLKKHRSRAPINGIIIAVSVAELAGNRPEFGINLAKNLRQRVQELTEKLEVFAPVYVMFTKADLITGFTEFFVDMDRGEKDRVWGATLPYNRKTSSQDVLAHFDERFDELFEGLKEISLANMALNRGDRLPPGVLTFPLEFAAVKSSLRAFIATLFEENPFQFKPVFRGFYFTSALQEGSGISSSSERIADRFDLKLQALERPEIHSKHGFFLLNLFRKVIFADKDLVSQYASRHKTRLRYTMFFVATAFVGLALAGWSWSYIGNRQLTANVQADLDKAIKLQEKRIDLQSRFEAMEILQDRIEQLQKYDNSRPLSLGFGLYQGDLLQQKLREEYFAGVKDIMLKPVTANIESFLSEMNAHAGQLEPMSHPVQLTSTSAPAAGAAAGQPGQQATGGAAAGASAQAAVAGSSGATQQYKDSSPTNVEDGYNALKTYLMLSDRQRAESSHLNDQLTRFWRGWLESNRGNMTREQMIRSAERLMSFYLSQISDPSWPTIESKLTLVDQSRDNLRRVVRGMAARDRVYADIKARASTRFPSITVASIVGDQDKELIVGSYAIPGTFTRDAWEKFIQGAFKEAANKELQSADWVLKTASSDDLTLEGSPEQIQKALVTQYKTEYAKEWQKFMQGANIADLGGFDNAVKAMNRFGDPSTSPINKFVSAVYQQTSWDNPSLLNSSLGRAQSGFVSWFKQTIMRQAPSGVNVNVNVSANPDGSALPMGPVGKEFAGVARMVTAKDNNATLMRGYMETLSKLRTRFNQIKNQGDTGPGANQLMQQTLNGSGSELADALKYVDEQMLVGMSDSQKQAIRPILVRPLIQAFAVTIKPTEAEMNRTWAAQVYAPFEKTLAEKYPFAANSKIEATSAEIGQTFGPDGSIAKFVNASMGPLVVRRGDTLAAKTWADMGITLSPTMVSSFSRWVAPLGASSAAAAGGGGAAADAQTVFQIQALPAAGTTEYTIEIDGQQLRYRNTQAQWTNFVWPNPQGVAGARITAVTFDGRTVEIANQPGRFGLERLINTAVRKRKDGNFELSWTNENITVPINLKIISSPQVSAKAPDGGAQQGQGFRGLKLPETIVGTAASPVSNPAASPAATGTAGAAGAVGAATTATAAGVATAGGAAQ; from the coding sequence ATGCAACGAATTTGGCAATTTTTGACGAATACACGCACTCTGGCAATCGTCGGTTTTGTGGCACTGGCCTGTTTCCTCTTCCTCGCCGCGGATGCCTTGCAGATCGACGGCATCTGGGTCGTGATTTTCCTGGTCGCAGTCCTGCTGATCTGGGGCCTGGTCTGGCTGTTCCGCAAGCAGCGCACGAAAAAGGCGTCGCAGAACCTGAGCGACATGCTGGAAGGGCAGGCCGAGAAAGCGGTCGACAAGCCTAGTGCGGTCGGCCGCGATGAGACGGAAACCATCCGCAAACGGATGCTGGAAGCGATCTCGACCATCAAGAATTCCAAGCTCGGTGAAAAATCCGGCGCCACTGCCCTGTATGAACTGCCGTGGTACATGATCATCGGCAACCCGGCTGCAGGCAAGAGCACGGCAGTCGCCAATTCAGGCCTGCAATTCCCGCTGGCCGACAAGAACAGCAATATCGTGCAAGGCATAGGCGGCACCCGCAATTGCGACTGGTTCTTCACCACCGACGGCATTTTGCTGGATACCGCAGGACGCTATTCTGTCCATGAGGAAGACCGCGCCGAGTGGTTCAGCTTCCTCGGCCTGCTGAAAAAACACCGCAGCCGGGCGCCTATCAACGGCATCATCATCGCCGTCAGCGTTGCAGAACTGGCCGGCAACCGTCCCGAGTTCGGCATCAACCTGGCCAAGAACCTGCGCCAGCGCGTGCAGGAACTGACCGAGAAGCTGGAAGTGTTTGCGCCGGTCTACGTGATGTTTACCAAGGCCGACCTGATCACCGGCTTTACCGAATTCTTCGTCGACATGGACCGCGGTGAAAAAGACCGCGTGTGGGGCGCCACGCTGCCGTATAACAGGAAGACCAGCAGCCAGGATGTGCTGGCGCATTTCGACGAACGTTTTGACGAACTGTTTGAAGGCCTGAAAGAAATCAGCCTGGCCAACATGGCCCTGAACCGCGGCGACCGCCTGCCGCCGGGCGTGCTGACTTTCCCGCTCGAATTCGCGGCGGTGAAGAGCTCACTGCGCGCATTCATCGCCACGCTGTTTGAAGAAAATCCGTTCCAGTTCAAGCCGGTATTCCGCGGTTTCTATTTCACCAGCGCCTTGCAGGAAGGCAGCGGCATCAGCAGCTCCTCGGAACGCATCGCCGACCGCTTCGATCTCAAGCTGCAAGCGTTGGAACGTCCGGAAATCCATTCCAAGCATGGCTTCTTCCTGCTCAACCTGTTCCGCAAGGTCATCTTTGCCGACAAGGATCTGGTGTCGCAATACGCCAGCCGCCACAAGACCCGTTTGCGCTACACCATGTTCTTCGTCGCCACTGCTTTCGTCGGCCTGGCGTTGGCCGGCTGGAGCTGGTCGTATATCGGCAACCGCCAGCTGACCGCGAACGTCCAGGCGGACCTGGACAAGGCCATCAAGCTGCAAGAAAAACGGATCGACCTGCAATCGCGTTTTGAGGCCATGGAAATCCTGCAGGACCGTATCGAACAATTGCAAAAGTACGACAACAGCCGTCCGCTGTCGCTGGGTTTCGGCCTGTACCAGGGCGACCTGCTGCAGCAGAAGCTGCGCGAAGAATATTTTGCAGGGGTCAAGGACATCATGCTCAAGCCGGTGACGGCGAATATCGAATCCTTCCTGTCTGAAATGAATGCGCATGCCGGCCAGCTGGAACCAATGTCGCATCCGGTACAGCTGACCAGCACGTCAGCGCCGGCCGCGGGTGCAGCGGCCGGCCAGCCAGGCCAGCAGGCGACCGGCGGCGCTGCCGCAGGCGCCAGCGCCCAGGCTGCTGTAGCCGGCAGCAGCGGCGCCACCCAGCAATACAAGGATTCCTCGCCGACCAATGTCGAAGACGGCTACAACGCGCTCAAGACTTACCTGATGCTGAGCGACCGCCAGCGCGCCGAGTCGAGCCATCTGAACGATCAGCTGACGCGTTTCTGGCGCGGCTGGCTGGAAAGCAACCGCGGCAACATGACGCGCGAGCAGATGATCCGCAGCGCCGAGCGCCTGATGAGCTTCTACCTGTCGCAGATCAGCGATCCGTCCTGGCCGACCATCGAAAGCAAGCTGACCCTGGTCGACCAGTCGCGCGATAATTTGCGCCGCGTGGTGCGCGGCATGGCGGCCAGGGATCGCGTGTATGCCGATATCAAGGCGCGCGCCTCGACCCGCTTCCCGTCGATCACGGTGGCCAGCATCGTCGGCGATCAGGACAAGGAATTGATCGTCGGCAGCTATGCGATTCCAGGAACATTCACGCGCGACGCCTGGGAGAAATTCATCCAGGGCGCATTCAAGGAAGCCGCCAACAAGGAATTGCAGAGCGCCGACTGGGTGCTGAAGACCGCCTCCAGCGACGACCTGACGCTGGAAGGCAGCCCGGAGCAGATCCAGAAGGCGCTGGTGACGCAGTACAAGACCGAATACGCCAAGGAATGGCAGAAATTCATGCAGGGCGCGAATATCGCCGACCTCGGCGGTTTCGACAACGCGGTCAAGGCCATGAACCGTTTCGGCGATCCGTCGACTTCGCCGATCAACAAGTTCGTCAGCGCCGTCTACCAGCAGACTTCGTGGGACAACCCGTCGCTGCTGAACAGCAGCCTGGGACGTGCGCAAAGCGGCTTTGTTTCCTGGTTCAAGCAGACCATCATGCGGCAGGCGCCGTCCGGGGTTAATGTGAATGTCAACGTCAGCGCCAACCCCGACGGTTCGGCGCTGCCGATGGGCCCGGTCGGCAAGGAATTTGCCGGCGTGGCGCGCATGGTGACCGCCAAGGACAACAACGCCACGCTGATGCGCGGCTATATGGAAACCTTGTCGAAACTGCGGACACGTTTCAATCAAATCAAGAACCAGGGCGATACCGGTCCGGGCGCCAACCAGCTGATGCAGCAGACCTTGAACGGCAGCGGCTCGGAACTGGCGGATGCGCTCAAGTATGTCGACGAGCAGATGCTGGTCGGCATGAGCGATTCGCAGAAGCAGGCGATCCGTCCAATCCTGGTGCGGCCGCTGATCCAGGCTTTCGCCGTCACCATCAAGCCGACCGAGGCTGAGATGAACCGCACCTGGGCGGCGCAGGTGTACGCGCCGTTCGAGAAAACGCTGGCCGAGAAATATCCGTTTGCCGCCAATTCGAAGATCGAGGCGACCAGCGCAGAGATCGGCCAGACCTTCGGTCCGGACGGCAGCATCGCCAAGTTCGTCAATGCCTCGATGGGACCGTTGGTGGTGCGCCGCGGCGATACGCTGGCGGCCAAGACCTGGGCTGACATGGGCATTACCTTGTCGCCGACCATGGTGTCGAGTTTCTCGCGCTGGGTTGCGCCGCTGGGCGCCAGCAGCGCCGCTGCAGCCGGCGGCGGCGGAGCTGCCGCCGATGCGCAGACGGTGTTCCAGATCCAGGCGCTGCCGGCAGCCGGCACCACTGAGTACACCATCGAGATCGATGGCCAGCAGTTGCGCTACCGCAATACTCAGGCGCAGTGGACCAATTTTGTCTGGCCTAATCCACAAGGTGTGGCCGGCGCCCGCATCACGGCCGTGACGTTTGACGGCCGCACCGTCGAGATCGCCAATCAGCCTGGCCGTTTCGGCCTGGAGCGCCTGATCAACACGGCGGTACGCAAGCGCAAGGACGGTAATTTTGAACTCAGCTGGACCAATGAAAACATTACCGTGCCGATCAACCTGAAGATCATCAGCAGCCCGCAAGTCAGCGCCAAGGCGCCGGATGGCGGGGCCCAGCAAGGGCAGGGCTTCCGTGGCCTGAAACTGCCGGAAACCATCGTCGGCACGGCCGCCAGCCCGGTCAGCAATCCGGCCGCGTCGCCGGCGGCGACAGGAACGGCGGGAGCAGCGGGAGCGGTAGGAGCAGCAACGACGGCCACTGCGGCGGGCGTAGCGACTGCAGGAGGAGCAGCACAATGA
- a CDS encoding M15 family metallopeptidase, whose product MSTGNILPKKYILSLVIFTKGVALVLAVALYFLLACGISGLLLFPAAREIVFTALLKRRQQIGARVQNWKERRSRTTKSFTQNLQASRLSTWQFIKKHHLILLAGTAVVLIPPLIAWMLSGKAMLGSYDDSGQVVNQQIAALLEGEQLVPPPPLPPEVFTTQEVAQVRPMLDSASRNWQQLDADFTQRLLMTFKIMKEQHGYDMVIIEGYRSPERQNALAQMGGSVTNAKAFQSYHQYGLAADSAFMRNGKLVITEKDPWAMRGYQLYGEVAESVGLTWGGRWKMMDLGHVEFRKPGVMKK is encoded by the coding sequence ATGTCAACTGGCAATATATTACCAAAAAAGTATATTTTATCTTTGGTAATATTCACGAAAGGTGTTGCGTTGGTCTTAGCCGTTGCTCTTTATTTCCTACTTGCCTGCGGCATCTCAGGTTTGCTGTTGTTTCCGGCCGCCCGTGAAATTGTATTTACGGCATTACTTAAAAGGCGGCAGCAAATCGGGGCGCGCGTTCAAAACTGGAAAGAACGTCGGTCCAGAACAACAAAATCCTTTACACAAAACCTGCAAGCGTCGAGACTCTCGACTTGGCAGTTTATTAAAAAACATCATTTAATTCTACTCGCAGGAACGGCGGTTGTGCTGATTCCGCCGTTAATTGCCTGGATGTTGAGTGGCAAAGCCATGCTGGGAAGTTATGATGATTCAGGGCAAGTCGTCAATCAGCAGATCGCTGCACTATTGGAAGGGGAGCAGCTGGTGCCACCCCCGCCGTTGCCGCCGGAGGTGTTTACCACCCAGGAAGTAGCACAGGTGCGGCCGATGCTGGATAGCGCCAGCCGCAACTGGCAACAGCTGGATGCTGATTTCACCCAGCGCCTGCTGATGACTTTCAAGATCATGAAAGAGCAGCATGGCTATGACATGGTGATCATCGAGGGGTATCGCAGTCCGGAACGACAGAACGCCCTGGCGCAGATGGGTGGCAGCGTGACCAACGCCAAGGCGTTCCAGAGTTACCACCAGTACGGCCTGGCCGCCGATTCGGCGTTCATGCGCAACGGCAAGCTGGTGATTACGGAGAAAGACCCTTGGGCCATGCGCGGTTATCAGCTGTATGGCGAAGTGGCGGAGTCGGTAGGGCTGACCTGGGGTGGCCGCTGGAAAATGATGGACTTGGGGCACGTAGAGTTCCGCAAGCCCGGTGTAATGAAAAAATGA